One window of Paroedura picta isolate Pp20150507F chromosome 2, Ppicta_v3.0, whole genome shotgun sequence genomic DNA carries:
- the INAFM2 gene encoding putative transmembrane protein INAFM2 — MKEKEAGAGGERGKPATYTGDKKARMAAKTNKKWVRLATVLAYVLSVSLAAIVLAVYYSLIWQPVRGGGQQHAQPQPPGSANPPPGPTPPDPDAGRTTAPQEGASPAASAKPRAAAAAAQ; from the coding sequence atgaaggagaaggaggcgggggcgggcggggagcggGGCAAGCCGGCCACCTACACCGGGGACAAGAAGGCGCGCATGGCGGCCAAGACCAACAAGAAGTGGGTGCGCCTGGCCACCGTGCTGGCCTACGTGCTCTCCGTCTCGCTGGCCGCCATCGTGCTGGCCGTCTACTACAGCCTCATCTGGCAGCCCGTGCGCGGCGGCGGCCAGCAGCACGCGCAGCCCCAGCCCCCCGGATCGGCCAACCCGCCGCCCGGCCCCACGCCGCCCGACCCCGACGCCGGGAGGACGACGGCGCCCCAAGAAGGAGCCAGCCCCGCCGCCTCGGCCAagccccgcgccgccgccgccgccgcgcagtAG